The Thermothielavioides terrestris NRRL 8126 chromosome 2, complete sequence genome includes a region encoding these proteins:
- a CDS encoding 60S ribosomal protein L24, producing the protein MRTYDDSFSGQRIYPGKGKLYVRGDSKIFRFQNGKSESLFLQRKNPRRIAWTVLYRRQHRKGISEEVAKKRTRRTVKSQRAIVGASLDVIKERRSMRPEARSAARLAAIKESKEKKQAAQAAKKAEKAKLAAQAAKGQPQGRIASKQGAKGAPVKVAAKSR; encoded by the exons ATGAGAACGTACGACGATTCTTTCTCCGGCCAGCGGATTTACCCCGGCAAG GGTAAGCTGTATGTCCGTGGCGACAGCAAGATCTTCCGGTTCCAGAACGGCAAGTCCGAGTCGCTCTTCCTCCAGCGCAAGAACCCCCGCCGCATCGCCTGGACGGTTCTCTACCGGAGACAACACCGCAAGGGTATCTCTGAG GAAGTCGCCAAGAAGCGCACGCGCCGCACCGTCAAGTCGCAGCGTGCGATCGTCGGTGCCTCGCTCGATGTGATCAAGGAGCGCCGGTCGATGCGCCCGGAGGCCCGgagcgccgcccgcctggcCGCCATCAAGGAGagcaaggagaagaagcaggccgcgcaggccgccaagaaggccgagaaggcgaagttggccgcccaggccgccaaGGGCCAGCCGCAGGGCCGCATCGCCAGCAAGCAGGGCGCCAAGGGTGCGCCGGTCAAGGTTGCCGCCAAGAGCCGTTAA